ATCTGTTCCTCATCCTCTGGTATTTATATTTTAAAAAGGGACAACATATTTGTTTAATCTATGTAACAGCTGCTGGTACTCAGCATGTAGAACATGGGATGGGTCAGCGATGATCTCCTGGGCTTTCCTCAGGCCAGCCTGTTCTTATAATAATGCCCGTTCTTAATAGTAGTAGTTCAAACTACAAAGAGGAACCAAACTGTTGGTATAATGAAACACGATTCTGCTTTGTCCTCATTTAAACCAGAAATTGATTTTCAGTTGTGGCAGAAGTGTGAAGCTAACAGTCTGGCTAATTTCTACCAACTCCTCAACCTGTCTCactatgtcacttcctgttgcaATGTTTTATCATCTATCCAGATGAAGCCCAGACAGTTTTTGAACTGAGTATCAGAGACAGTTGTCACTGTGGTGCCCACTCTTCCAGCAGGCACAGTAGTAGGTGGCAGAATGGGACAGTTTAACTGACTTTATCTCCAACTCATAGTTGTTCTCCCTTTTCAAAATTGAGAAGTCATCCTTTTGAGTATCAGAATGGATATTTATGTTGGCATTTTTTCTGTTGCTGACCACAATCATAACAAAAGGCTCCCCTGCTCTTTCCTGGTACCAGTAGACATAATCATTGTAACACTGCTCAGTGCCTCTGCAGCTGAAGaagacactctctccctctctcctggtccaTGATGTCTGGTCCTGGACTAGTTGGtctccagctgctgctgttgtacGAGAAGAAATCTAACTTTATCTTGCGATCACAGCTGTCAATGTCACATTTAAAGTACGTGTCGAAAACTTACCTAAAAACAGGACAGATGTAAAAGTACTGAAAGCAAGGAACATTTCTACACCATTAAACTGTCAATTGTTGTAACTGAAGTTGTTAAAGTCTTTGTTCAGTGTGGGCAGAGAGATGAAGATGTAATGGGGTGTGGTTTCAGATAGTTCATCCAACCTCATGTCACATGTCCACCATGCTTTAATCCTCTATTGGTTGAGATAATTGCCTAGCATGACCTTTAACTTGTGTAAAAGAGGTAGACTGTACACATGGACTCCCAAGCTAATCTGTAGCTAAATGGAACTTTGGTTAGAGTGACTGTCTAATGCATATGATGAATCACCTGTCAATCTAACTGTGGTTGAACAGtctcactgtatttccagttaACAACATCAGAGCCTTCATTAGAAAACCATGAACATGTTCACCACATTCCTACTGTGCAGCTGTGTACCATCAAACTCATATCAATGTGCCTGTGAAAGGACAATTATAAAACAGTCAAGCTTCATGATTATACAGTATAATATCCATAACATATCTTAGTAATATTAATACAATTAAAAATAATTGGGTTAAttgaaaatgtataaaaaaatatCCACACTGACTGCAGACACATTGATATTGTGCAGATATAGCAGCCGTACATTCATACAGTAAACAGCCTTTCAATCTTCATCCCGAAGAAGCTTTATTGGGTTGAGGACAGCCAGGAATGCTGAATTTATGATAACAAGTAAATCACTAGCTTCATGCAGAGCCATATTAAGataatgtattttgtgtttatttgtccTCAAGAAGGTGGTCTTGCACACACTTCCACTTCCACACACTCTACAGTGTGAAGCTAACAGTCTGGCTGATTTCTACTAACTCTGTCTCactatgtcacttcctgttgcaATGTTTTATCATCTATCCAGATGAAGCCCAGACAGTTTTTGATCTGAGTATCAGAGACAGTTGTCACTGTGGTGCACACCACTCTTCCAGCAGGCACAGTAGTAGGTGGCAGAATGGGACAGTTTAACTGACTTTATCTCCAAATCATAGTTGTTGTCCCTTTTCAAAGCTGAGAAGTCATCTATTTGAGGATGACCGTAACCTGAATAAATGCTTCCATCGTCTTCATCAATACGTAAAATCATAACAAAAGGCTCCCCTGCTCTTTCCTGGTACCAGTAGACATAATCATTATAACACTGCCCAGTGCCTCTGCAGCTGAAGGAGacactctcgccctctctcttggTCCATGATGTCTGGTCCTGGACCAGTTGGtctccagctgctgctgttgtacAGAGAAGAAATCTAACTTTATCTTGCGATCACAGCTGTCAATGTCACATTTACAGTACATGTGGAAAACTCACCTAAAAACAGGACAGATGTAAAAGCACTGAAAACAAGGAACATTTCTACACCATTAAACTGTCAACTGTTGGAAATATAATTGTTTAGGTCTTTGTTCAGTGTGGGCAGAGAGATAAAGATGTAATAGGAGGTGTGGTTTCAGATAGTTCATCTAACCTCATGTCACATGTCCACCATGCTTCAATCCACTATTGGTTGAGATCATTGCCTAGCATGACCTTTAACTTGTGTAAAAGACGTTAACTGTACACATGGACTCCCAAGCTAATCTGTAGCTAAATAGAACTTTGGTTAGAGTGACTGTCTAATGCATATGATGAATCACATGTCAATCTAACTGTGGTTGAACAGTCTCACTGTGTTTCCAGTTAACAACATCAGAGCCTTCATTAGAAAACCATGAACATGTTCACCACATTCCTACTGTGCAGCTGTGTACCATCAAACTCATAGCAATGTGCCTGTGAAAGGACAATTATAAAACAGTCAGGCTGTATGATTATATAGTATCAAATCCATAACATATCttagtaataataatacaattacaAATTGTATTATTGCCCTGCCCTACTCTGCCCACACTGAACAATACAATTACAAATAATTGGGTTcattgaaaatgttttaaaaaatataCACACTGGCTGCAGACACATTGACACTATGCAGATATAGCAGCCGTACATTCATACAGTAAACAGCCTTTCAATCTTCATCCCGAAGAAGCTTTATTGGGTTGAGGACAGTCAGGAATGCTGAACTTATGATAACAAGTAAATCACTAGCTTTATGCAGAGCCATATTAAGATGATGTATTTGGTGTTCATTTGTCCTCAAGAAGGTGGTcttgcacacacttacacttcCACACACTCTACAGTGTGAAGCTAACAGTCTGGCTGATTTCTACTAACTCTGTCTCACTATATCACTTCCTGTTGCAATGTTTTATCATCTATCCAGATGAAGCCCAGACAGTTTTTGAACTGAGTATCAGAGACAGTTGTCACTGTGGTGCCCACTCTTCCAGCAGGCACAGTAGTAGGTGGCAGAATGGGACAGTTTAACTGACTTAATCTCCAAATCATAGTTGTTGTCCCTTTTCAAGGCTGAGAAGTCATCTTTTTGAGGATGACCGTATTGTGAATAAATGTTTCCATTGTCTTCATCAATACGTAAAATTATAACAAAAGGCTCCCCTGCTCTTTCCTGGTACCAGTAGACATAAGAACCACCACACTGCCCAGTTTCTCTGCAGCTGAAGAagactctcttgctctctctcctggtccatGATGTCTGGTCCTGGACCAGTTGGTCTCCAGCTGCTACTGTTGTACAGAGAAGAAATGTAACTTTATCTTGCGATCACAGCTGTCAATGTCACATTTACAGTACGTGTGGAAAACTCACCTAAAAACAGGACAGATGTAAAAGCACTGAAAACATGGAACATTTCTACACCATTAAATTGTCAACTGTTGTAACTGAAGTTGTTAAGGTCTTTGTTCCGTGTGGGCAGAGAGATGAAGATAAAATGGGGTGTGGTTTCAGATAGTTCATCAAACCTCATGTCACATGTCCACCATGCTTTAATCCTCTATTGGTTGAGATAATTGCCTAGCATAACCTTTAACTTGTGTAAAAGAGGTAGACTGTTCACATGGACTCCCAAGCTAATCTGTAGCTAAATGGAACTTTGGTTAGAGTGACTGTCTAATGCATATGATGAATCACATGTCAATCTAACTGTGGTTGAACAGTCTCACTGTGTTTCCAGTTAACAACATCAGAGCCTTCATAAGAAAACCATGAACATGTTCACCACATTCCTACTGTGCAGCTCTATACCATCAAACTCATATCAATGTGCCTGTGAACGGAGAGTTATAAAACAGTCAAGCTTTATGATTATACAGTATAATATCCATAAAATATCttagtaataataatacaattacaaataatttggttcattgaaaatgtattaaaaaatatatacactgGCTGCAGACACATTGACTTTATGCAGATATAGCAGCCGTACATTCATAGATTAAACAGCCTTTCAATCTTCATCCCGAAAAAGCTTTATTACGTTGAGGACAGTCAGGAATAATGAATTCATGATAACAAGTAAATCACTAGCTTTATGCAGAGCCATATTAAGATGATGTATTTGGTGTTTATTCGTCCATAAGAAGGTGGTCTTGCAAACACTTACACTCCCCTATGTATGTATTGGAAATCTATAGTATGATGTGTCTGCTGCACACTAAAGACACATAAAAACATGATTACAACATGATCATTGAGCAGAAGTTAAGAATTTGACCTTTTATTTGTGTCTGTTTCAATATGTATGTGTCTTACAAActtataataaaaataatttgtGTTTCATCTTTCTATTTTAACCAAGCTGAAGTGTCTGGACAATTTAATTTAATATGTTTAATACCATGATGTTGTTCTTCTTTTAAGGTGGTATTTTAATTTATCTTGTGACATTACACTTACTTTTGATATGcaattttttgtatttattattttatttataaaaaagCGGAATATGTTTCGAGATAAAAAGCTATGAAACGTTAAAATGTTGACTATAAACTTCTGGTACAGATACATACAATTGTATGTACAGTGAAGATGTGTTTGGAAAGGATAGCATAAGCAAGACaattacaatttaaacattCACTAATCGCCTTCTTGCCCACCACTGCGCGGCAGTGCAAGGAGGATGAGGGCGGGGCCAGAAGGTTTCAAATGTGGGCGGGAACAGACCTCCGTCCCTGCGTCCAATTGCCAACGGAGAAGGCGTCGACGGTTTGCCAATCACTCTGCTCGGGAGAGAAGTCCAATCAGCAGACGACAAGCCGACGATATATACTTCCTTATCCTTTCTTCAAAAACTGACTTCAATCTCGTCAACGACAAGATAAGCATCATGGCCAGAACAAAGCAGACCGCTCGTAAATCCACCGGTGGAAAAGCCCCGAGGAAGCAGCTCGCCACCAAAGCCGCTCGTAAGAGTGCTCCGGCTACTGGTGGCGTGAAGAAACCTCATCGTTACAGGCCCGGGACGGTGGCTTTGAGAGAGATCCGTCGGTACCAGAAGTCTACCGAGCTGCTCATCCGCAAACTGCCTTTCCAGCGCTTGGTCAGGGAAATCGCCCAGGACTTCAAGACAGACCTGCGTTTCCAGAGTTCCGCCGTGATGGCTCTGCAGGAGGCCAGCGAGGCTTACCTGGTCGGTCTGTTCGAGGACACCAATCTGTGCGCCATCCATGCCAAGAGGGTCACCATCATGCCCAAGGACATCCAGCTGGCCCGCCGCATCCGCGGAGAGCGCGCCTAGAAGTTGTCCGTGATCATGTGATCTCGAAACccacaaaggctcttttaagagccacctcACTGTTCACACGAAAAGACAAATTCTTCCTAGTCAAACGACTACCGACATACGTGCTTTAATGTTGATTTCTGAAAGCTACATTTGAGGACTCATGTGACTGTACCTCCCTTTACTATGTTTTATACTTTGGTATCATGAATTTTCTACATTTCCAACATAGATGAATATGTGAAGTTACTCTGTGCAATTAGTTGTTGTtggccagcctcctctctctggcagACAGCTGGGGGGGCTTCTGTTGAGGGGGACGGAGCACCGGGTAGGGGACGCCAGTGGGGTCTGGACAGGGAACAAACAACGTCAGCTGGATACTTCAGGTGATGGTGCTCTTGTTGATTATCACCAGCAACAAGTACACATAATAATTTAGAGAACTTAATATAAAGCAACCAACTgaaatatcaaatatttgtgtatatatactatatatatttaGAGAGAAAGTAATACAATGCAGATAAGATCTTGGTTCTGACCAATATGGAATCCAGCATTTATAATAATACATGGAATCTCAATTTCAACCACAACTCAAAGTTGATAAAGAACATTcaatgtgttacagtacagtccATGTGTTGATGAGTTTGTACTTTCAATCCTGAACACTTTTCCATGAGCAGAATCACTACATTCATGGTATTTAGTGTATAGTACAGTCTcccaacacagagaggagggggaggggagtcaCCTGCTGTTCTAGTGCCTCCTGGTACGTTGGTGCCCTCCTGTCCAcaggctccacccttcccagtctggtggtcctgctctctctatagggaggtccaccctcctcagcccagggacccctgccctcggccGGGTGGTGGCCCATGtgtccacccctctccacccctcagtCAGAGTGGAGGGATCTCTTCTGAGGGAGGCACCATACTcctagggaagagagagaagggttcaTGCTGTGAGGAGAGATACATTTAAAAATACGCTTACACGCTACAAATGAGGAGCAATTCACAGATCAGTTTTCCTCTCACACCAACTCTGCCCCATCTGAGCCACAAGGGGGCGCAATGACTTACAAATCCAGCAATGTGCAAActcaaatgaaaacatgaagacacacaaactcatacacTTACCTTGtgcatttttacatttatttaatttattttttacaaccaCTTAGTAACATTTGAGAAATAGGGTCTAATCCATTTAGGAATATATAGGAACATACTTCTCTGGATTGTGTTCTATTTGTCGTTCTATTGCATAAGAATTGGAGATTACTGTGAACATGAAACTTGAAACAAGGCATGTTGAAATGAACTGACGTTTTGGTTGTCACAAACAGTAAATTATTGTACTTCATCACAGTAGAAACATGATGATTCAGAGGCAGGTCACAAGGCCTCATGCATCCAGCCAGCATCATCTCCTTGTCACTCCCTCTTGGCCTCAAAGACCTTAGAGCACCACAAGTCAGAGTTGTAGTCAGTGTGAACAGACTGTCTATGAACAATCATGTCCTCAGTTCTCATAAGTCTCACCTGTCTTCTTTATCTGGGTAAGTAAACAAACATATAATAGAAGATATAGATAAAGTAAGCTTTGTCAATGGAGAATCTATGTTGAGGAAGCACACCTGTACGGTATAATCTGTTTTTATAATTAGATTTCAAGTTGGTGCTATTGGACTATATGATGCACTGGTGAGATGAATATAGTATTAGCTGTTACTGCTGAAATGTAGTTGCATGACTTCTAGACAGTTTCAATGGTTCTTACAATATCTTACTGCTTCTTTTGTGCAAACCTGTAGCATCAGAAGCTTCAGAGCTGAAGCAGAAGGCCGTCCTGATAAAAACTCCCAACAAAATGGTTCTCATTGATTGTGAATCTCAAAACGTTCCTTCGAGCTACGTGCAGTGGTACagtcagagagacggagaaccTTTAAAAAGGGTTGCGATTATTGCAACCAAAGATCTGAGAACACCGGAAAtgcaaaaaaagaatacaaattGGTACACTGAGCCTGGATTTGAACAGGTCTCAGTGGAAAAAACAGGAAATAACTACTTTCTAAAGATTGTTAATTTAAAGATAACCGACTCTGCTA
The nucleotide sequence above comes from Hypomesus transpacificus isolate Combined female unplaced genomic scaffold, fHypTra1 scaffold_223, whole genome shotgun sequence. Encoded proteins:
- the LOC124462525 gene encoding histone H3-like, encoding MRAGPEGFKCGREQTSVPASNCQRRRRRRFANHSARERSPISRRQADDIYFLILSSKTDFNLVNDKISIMARTKQTARKSTGGKAPRKQLATKAARKSAPATGGVKKPHRYRPGTVALREIRRYQKSTELLIRKLPFQRLVREIAQDFKTDLRFQSSAVMALQEASEAYLVGLFEDTNLCAIHAKRVTIMPKDIQLARRIRGERA